The Humulus lupulus chromosome 4, drHumLupu1.1, whole genome shotgun sequence genome has a window encoding:
- the LOC133829250 gene encoding probable diphthine methyl ester synthase, giving the protein MTIKIAIEQLLEVVQAKVEFVCNEDTECVGFARIGRSDQIIVAGTMKQLQLHVFFLSNSTVGVCNYSNFDVLLCKKLNSSIFCAESSNFSIC; this is encoded by the exons ATGACAATAAAGATTGCCATTGAGCAGCTCCTGGAAGTTGTGCAAGCAAAAGTAGAATTTG TCTGCAATGAAGACACAGAGTGTGTTGGTTTTGCTAGAATTGGAAGATCAGATCAGATCATTGTGGCTGGTACAATGAAGCAACTTCAATTGCATGTTTTTTTCCTATCAAATAGTACTGTAGGAGTGTGCAACTACTCAAATTTTGACgtgttattatgtaaaaaattaaactcttcaatattttgtgctgaaagtagtaacttttcaatatgttga
- the LOC133829251 gene encoding pre-mRNA-splicing factor SLU7-A-like: MKFWGFREKGIENFESSVPNRGVKHVFFFDPDVAFKSWEDHRKQLELEKARKSGLAPTEVDEDGKEINFHIPLYVIFENRYALNF; the protein is encoded by the exons ATGAAATTTTGGGGTTTTCGAGAAAAGGGAATAGAGAATTTTGAGAGTTCTGTACCGAATCGTGGAGTCAAGCATGTATTCTTCTTTGATCCAGATG TGGCATTTAAATCTTGGGAGGATCATAGAAAACAACTTGAATTGGAGAAGGCTCGTAAATCTGGGCTTGCACCAACAGAGGTTGATGAAGATGGCAAAGAGATTAACTTTCATATTCCTCTATATGTCATTTTTGAGAACCGGTATGCTTTAAATTTCTGA